In the Candidatus Binataceae bacterium genome, GCTGCTACCACGTTGGCGATCAACATGCATTTGTTCGGAATCGGCAGCATGCTGGATTTTGCTGATTTCAACCCTCGCCAGGAGCGCTTCTTACGTCAGATTGGACACGATCGCCAGATCATCGGGGGCGGCTTATCGGAGCCGGAAACCGGCGGCGACTGGGGCTTGTTCGCGACCAAAGCCCGGCTTTCTGGCGACCATTTCGTGCTCAATGGGCGCAAGGTCTTCACCAGCTTGGCCCCCGTTATCGACCTTTTCATGGTACTGGCCACTATCGAGGATGACGGACCGCCCTCCTCGGCCACCTTCTTTATCCCGCGCGGCACCGCAGGGCTGGAGATCGTGGAGAGCTGGGACGCGATGGGAATGCGCGCCACCGCCAGCCACGATCTAAAGCTCACTGACGTCAAAGTGCCGGTAAGCGACATGACTGGCCGCCGCCCGCTAGGCCCGATCGGCGCGGAGACGGTGTCGCTGTTCGCCTGGTTCAGCTTGTCGATTGCCGCGATATACACCGGCATTGCGATCGCGGCGCTGGATTTCACCCGCGCCTTTGCCGCCCACCATCGCCCACTGACCCAGCCCCGCCCGATAAGCTTCCTGCCAGCGGTGCAGTTCGCGGTCGCCCAGGCCCAAACGCTGGTGGCACAATCACAAGCGTTGTATCGCGACACCGCCCAGGCCTATCAGACCAGCCGCGCCAGCTTCGAGGGCGAAGCCGGCCTGGCGCGGGTCGTAATGGTGAAGTACGCGGCAACCAACAATGCGCTGGCGGCAATCGAGCAATGCGCCGAGGTGGTCGG is a window encoding:
- a CDS encoding acyl-CoA dehydrogenase family protein, with translation MADNAQALYDLASRLAAEFAPRAASHDRSGEFPFENIAQLKESGYSALLVPQRYGGLGADLLQFIGCQERLAQGCAATTLAINMHLFGIGSMLDFADFNPRQERFLRQIGHDRQIIGGGLSEPETGGDWGLFATKARLSGDHFVLNGRKVFTSLAPVIDLFMVLATIEDDGPPSSATFFIPRGTAGLEIVESWDAMGMRATASHDLKLTDVKVPVSDMTGRRPLGPIGAETVSLFAWFSLSIAAIYTGIAIAALDFTRAFAAHHRPLTQPRPISFLPAVQFAVAQAQTLVAQSQALYRDTAQAYQTSRASFEGEAGLARVVMVKYAATNNALAAIEQCAEVVGAHGFLRRHPLERMLRDVHAGIHHPLSNARARELIGKSAFGIPLLTFPRW